In Longimicrobiaceae bacterium, the following are encoded in one genomic region:
- a CDS encoding ankyrin repeat domain-containing protein — MNDSGKLDGRFREAVGALDAGDLGELERLLAAHPALVRERLDAPGDWLRGVVGGALDGYFRHPYLLWFVAGNPVRNERLPANVAEMARAIIRAAERECVPSLPEQIAYTLGLVCTGRVPRESGVQIELIDVLVDAGAEPGSGTGALAGGNLAAAGHLIERGGRMTLAAAVCLGRTADAERLAPRATAEERQTALAAAALNGNAAGVMMVLGFGVEMDAFGTDFHPHRTALHHAVSSGSLDTVKVLVEARAQLGQRDKVYDGTPLDWAEHLGFDEIARFLRERGAPS, encoded by the coding sequence ATGAACGACTCGGGCAAGCTCGATGGGCGGTTTCGCGAGGCGGTGGGAGCCCTCGATGCGGGGGACCTGGGCGAGCTGGAGCGGCTGCTCGCGGCGCATCCCGCACTGGTCCGCGAACGGCTGGATGCGCCGGGCGACTGGCTGCGCGGGGTCGTGGGCGGGGCGCTGGACGGGTACTTCCGGCACCCGTACCTGCTCTGGTTCGTCGCGGGTAACCCGGTCCGGAACGAGAGGCTGCCTGCGAACGTCGCGGAGATGGCGCGCGCGATCATCCGCGCGGCGGAGCGCGAGTGCGTACCCAGCCTGCCCGAGCAGATCGCCTACACGCTGGGGCTCGTGTGTACCGGCCGCGTGCCGCGCGAGAGCGGAGTGCAGATCGAGCTGATCGACGTGCTGGTGGATGCGGGCGCGGAGCCGGGCTCGGGCACGGGCGCGCTCGCCGGCGGCAACCTCGCCGCGGCCGGGCACCTGATCGAGCGGGGAGGGAGGATGACGCTCGCCGCCGCCGTCTGCCTCGGCCGCACCGCCGATGCGGAGCGCCTGGCTCCACGGGCGACCGCGGAGGAGAGGCAGACGGCGCTCGCGGCCGCTGCCTTGAACGGCAACGCCGCGGGGGTGATGATGGTGCTCGGCTTCGGTGTGGAGATGGACGCCTTCGGGACGGATTTCCACCCGCACCGAACGGCCCTGCACCACGCCGTGTCCTCCGGCTCGCTGGACACGGTCAAGGTGCTCGTGGAGGCAAGGGCGCAGCTCGGGCAGCGCGATAAAGTCTACGACGGCACGCCACTCGACTGGGCGGAGCACCTGGGCTTCGACGAGATCGCCCGCTTCCTGCGGGAGCGCGGCGCACCTTCGTAG